A genomic region of Papaver somniferum cultivar HN1 chromosome 7, ASM357369v1, whole genome shotgun sequence contains the following coding sequences:
- the LOC113294395 gene encoding uncharacterized protein LOC113294395: protein MVIHNSLLNKKGNIWLFWNNNLPTPTVVSMSSQMITVNIGGNLISGVHAHVGAVQRRNLWSEMEVISDLKLLWLAIGDFNTFLTSEEKSGGRALNTRNMLEFNNCLDKCEIQQASKSGCEYSWSNCQHGAKRILCNLDREVINNLWVQKYTSWSYKVGLRIASDHSPLLGGCVLVEWNWKVFGNVNEQIKEATKEVQDAMKLSDDNPFNEELLENLVTAGNKLNSKEVQLSTMLKFKARTKWVKEGSANTNFFHTKLKEVNISEALLDVIPSLITAEDQEMLDAIPSMEKIKQIVFKMDPDSSPGPDGFSGSFYRACWMIIQDDVVNAVQFCWKRKFIPKGLNFNFLVLLPKVEGARSPQQYRSIGLSNVSFKNFTKIIASRMSGLMHKLVSPQQAPYIKGRNIQDQIILASEMVNEMKKKRRNGNIGLKLDISQAYDSRVKATRPLSPLLFVLMEDVLSRNITKLVMEDDVFIFCNGAKKSIQNLMKLLEDYQDSSSQVINKNKSKVFVDGTIAARVIQIKEMMQMEVSKLPDKYLGVILHAGRVKIATVWPMVEMMQNKLARWKGKLLYFNDRLSGDGDIRKFKTLSWKKVCSPYSEGGLGLQRLKILNKALLMKILWRIINSEAEWALFIKAKFQDKKQQWKCNWKLSSICPGLKGAWNHLKENIKWCLGNGQKMSFWYDSWLGNTPIIEEVGLTEYVKNHINLKVSDLILEGKWNVPEELKPIIAHYTLPEIGVGEDILVWKEDIKGNFTTSSAINSIRNKEQPLQCYKKIWNSFLHPSIASNIWKILQGVYVDDSVMIERGFELASRCCICEEEQDNMQHFLLECKFSKQIWHWICPVFNFQIPKSLEEVWRSSKSKSPFIKECWIIAACAILKEIWFQKNKMWFEQIKPNLQSFKARIKKNNLSRKPQNEKQQVEL, encoded by the exons ATGGTAATTCATAATTCACTGTTAAATAAGAAAGGGAACATTTGGTTATTTTGGAATAACAATCTTCCTACGCCAACCGTGGTTTCAATGTCATCTCAAATGATCACAGTCAATATTGGAGGTAATTTAATATCTGGAGTACATGCTCATGTTGGTGcagtgcaaagaagaaatttatgGTCTGAGATGGAGGTAATAAGTGATTTAAAACTTCTTTGGTTGGCTATTGGTGATTTTAATACATTCCTAACATCAGAAGAAAAATCTGGTGGAAGAGCTCTTAATACAAGAAATATGCTTGAGTTCAATAATTGTCTTGACAAATGTGAAATTCAGCAAGCTTCGAAATCTGGTTGCGAGTATAGTTGGTCTAACTGTCAACATGGTGCTAAAAGAATCTTATGCAATCTTGACAGGGAAGTAATAAACAATTTGTGGGTTCAAAAGTATACAAGTTGGAGTTATAAAGTTGGTTTGAGGATAGCTTCTGATCACTCCCCTCTTTTAGGTGGTTGT gtGTTAGTAGAATGGAACTGGAAAGTGTTTGGAAATGTAAATGAACAAATTAAGGAAGCTACAAAAGAAGTTCAAGACGCAATGAAGTTATCTGATGACAATCCATTTAATGAGGAGTTATTGGAAAACTTAGTAACAGCTGGAAATAAGTTAAATTCAAAAGAAGTGCAGTTGAGTACAATGCTCAAGTTTAAAGCTAGAACCAAATGGGTTAAAGAAGGATCAGCTAACACTAATTTCTTTCATACCAAGCTCAAG GAAGTGAATATTTCAGAAGCATTGCTTGATGTAATTCCAAGTTTAATAACAGCTGAAGatcaagaaatgttggatgcaaTTCCATCCATGGAAAAAATTAAACAAATTGTATTTAAAATGGATCCAGACAgctctccaggtccagatggcttTTCAGGCAGCTTTTACAGGGCTTGTTGGATGATAATTCAAGATGATGTGGTCAATGCTGTCCAATTTTGTTGGAAAAGAAAATTTATTCCAAAGGGTTTAAACTTTAATTTCCTGGTGTTGCTTCCAAAAGTTGAAGGTGCAAGATCTCCTCAGCAATATAGGTCAATTGGTCTAAGCAATGTCAGCTTCAAAAATTTTACTAAAATTATTGCATCAAGAATGTCAGGTCTCATGCATAAGCTAGTTTCTCCTCAGCAAGCTCCATATATCAAAGGAAGAAATATACAAGATCAAATTATCTTAGCCTCTGAAATGgttaatgaaatgaaaaagaaaagaagaaatggaAATATTGGTCTCAAACTGGACATATCTCAAGCTTATGATTCT AGGGTTAAGGCAACGAGACCTCTATCTCCATTACTTTTTGTTTTGATGGAGGATGTACTTAGTAGGAATATCACAAAGTTGGTAATGGAGG atgatgtttttattttctgcaatGGAGCTAAAAAGAGtattcaaaatttgatgaagctatTAGAAGATTATCAAGACAGTTCAAGTCAAGtgataaacaaaaacaaaagtaaagTGTTTGTGGATGGAACAATAGCAGCAAGAGTAATACAAATTAAGGAAATGATGCAAATGGAAGTAAGTAAGTTACCTGACAAATACTTGGGAGTCATCTTACATGCTGGCAGAGTTAAAATTGCTACAGTCTGGCCTATGGTGGAGATGATGCAAAATAAGTTAGCTAGATGGAAAGGCAAATTGCTTTATTTTAATGATAGACTG TCTGGAGATGGTGATATCAGAAAATTTAAGACCCTCTCATGGAAGAAGGTGTGTTCTCCTTATAGTGAAGGTGGCCTTGGTCTACAAAGATTGAAAATTCTCAATAAAGCTCTGCTCATGAAGATTTTATGGAGAATCATTAATTCAGAAGCTGAATGGGCATTATTTATTAAGGCTAAATTTCAAGACAAAAAGCAACAATGGAAGTGCAATTGGAAACTGTCATCTATTTGTCCAGGACTGAAAGGggcttggaatcatctgaaagaaaacataaaatgGTGCCTTGGAAATGGACAGAAAATGTCTTTCTGGTATGATTCATGGCTTGGTAATACTCCTATAATTGAAGAGGTTGGACTTACAGAATATGTCAAGAACCATATCAACTTAAAGGTATCAGATTTAATTCTAGAAGGAAAATGGAATGTACCTGAGGAGCTAAAACCAATAATTGCACATTACACTCTGCCTGAAATTGGTGTTGGTGAGGATATCTTGGTATGGAAAGAAGACATCAAAGGTAATTTCACTACTTCTTCTGCAATCAATTCAATAAGAAACAAAGAACAGCCTTTGCAATGCTATAAAAAGATTTGGAATTCATTTTTGCATCCTTCAATAGCAAGCAACATATGGAAAATCTTACAAggggtgtatgtggatgattctGTAATGATTGAGAGGGGTTTTGAATTAGCTTCCAGGTGTTGTATTTGTGAAGAAGAGCAAGACAATATGCAACATTTTTTATTGGAATGTAAATTCAGTAAGCAGATTTGGCATTGGATATGTCCCGTGTTCAATTTTCAAATTCCAAAATCCTTGGAGGAAGTGTGGAGAAGTTCAAAAAGTAAAAGTCCTTTCATCAAAGAGTGTTGGATTATTGCAGCTTGTGCAATTTTAAAAGAGATTTGGTTCCAGAAGAATAAGATGTGGTTTGAGCAGATAAAACCAAATTTGCAAAGTTTCAAGGCAAGAATCAAAAAAAACAATCTATCAAGGAAGCCTCAGAATGAAAAGCAACAAGTGGAACTCTGA